One window from the genome of Pelodictyon luteolum DSM 273 encodes:
- the argB gene encoding acetylglutamate kinase, with amino-acid sequence MKETDSLTCSDLRPARKAPQTAIGQVLIEALPYIRKFERKTFVIKYGGSAMKDLCLKNSFAQNVTLLRKVGINVVLVHGGGDAITKTAEKLGITSTFVHGKRVTDKEMISVVQMTLAGKVNQDIVQLISEHGGKAVGVTGLDADTIQAVPCRDAATLGLVGEIESINTAYIDLLCKAGLIPVIAPIGFDDDGNIYNINADDAASSIAIALKAEKLIYVSDVAGIQVGERILKTICKAEAADFIEQGIITGGMIPKVLSGFLTLDGGVRKIHIIDGKSVHSLLLEIFTHEGVGTQFISEQDDESNH; translated from the coding sequence TTGAAAGAAACCGATTCACTCACCTGCAGCGACCTGAGGCCGGCACGCAAGGCACCACAGACGGCCATCGGCCAGGTGCTCATCGAGGCCCTGCCCTACATCCGTAAATTCGAGAGGAAGACCTTCGTCATCAAGTACGGAGGCTCGGCGATGAAGGATCTGTGCCTCAAGAACTCATTCGCGCAGAACGTCACCCTGCTGCGCAAGGTCGGCATCAACGTCGTGCTCGTGCATGGCGGTGGTGATGCCATCACCAAAACGGCTGAAAAACTCGGCATCACCTCCACGTTCGTACACGGCAAGCGGGTGACCGACAAGGAGATGATCTCCGTTGTGCAGATGACGCTTGCCGGAAAGGTCAACCAGGACATCGTCCAGCTGATCAGCGAACACGGCGGCAAGGCGGTCGGCGTGACCGGCCTCGATGCCGACACCATCCAGGCCGTGCCGTGCAGGGATGCGGCCACGCTCGGCCTGGTGGGTGAAATCGAATCGATCAACACCGCCTACATCGACCTGCTCTGCAAGGCCGGGCTGATCCCCGTCATTGCCCCCATCGGCTTCGACGATGACGGCAACATATACAACATCAACGCTGACGACGCCGCCAGCAGCATCGCCATTGCCCTGAAGGCCGAAAAGCTCATCTATGTGAGCGACGTGGCAGGTATCCAGGTCGGCGAGAGGATCCTGAAAACCATCTGCAAGGCTGAAGCCGCCGACTTCATCGAGCAGGGCATCATCACCGGCGGCATGATCCCGAAAGTCCTTTCCGGGTTCCTGACGCTCGACGGAGGGGTCCGGAAGATCCACATCATCGACGGAAAGTCAGTCCACTCCCTCCTGCTTGAAATATTCACCCATGAGGGAGTCGGCACCCAGTTCATCTCCGAACAGGACGACGAAAGCAACCATTAA
- a CDS encoding arginine repressor, which produces MNKHIRQQRIRELIQQEGVGNQHDLLRLLRESGIKVAQATLSRDCAELGIVRSKTHAGYRLLLGDESTGRIIKGLVGMEVTSVAANETSVIVRTLPGRAHGVGSWLDQFKSQLILGTIAGDDTVLVIPDSVQNISVLMSYIQKNLSTN; this is translated from the coding sequence ATGAACAAGCACATACGCCAGCAGCGGATCCGGGAGCTCATCCAGCAGGAGGGCGTCGGAAACCAGCATGACCTTCTCCGCCTTCTCCGGGAATCCGGCATCAAGGTCGCGCAGGCAACCCTTTCGCGCGACTGCGCCGAGCTCGGCATTGTGCGCTCGAAAACCCATGCAGGCTACCGCCTGCTGCTCGGTGATGAAAGCACCGGCCGCATCATCAAGGGGCTGGTGGGGATGGAAGTCACCTCTGTTGCCGCAAATGAAACCTCGGTCATCGTCCGCACCCTTCCCGGCCGTGCTCACGGCGTAGGATCATGGCTCGACCAGTTCAAAAGCCAGCTCATTCTCGGTACCATCGCCGGTGACGATACGGTGCTGGTAATTCCTGATTCAGTGCAGAATATTTCGGTGCTGATGTCCTATATTCAGAAAAATCTTTCCACAAACTGA
- a CDS encoding PstS family phosphate ABC transporter substrate-binding protein: MHMLLFRCFSSRPAFVLIPGLLLGLILGSCTGGSTPESPIRGEMRLVADPGLLSVASMQSELFTRYYPDARVVTIGADSLSALNSLLSGRSKAALTLRCPSPDAGKLTPSLRVEPVARDAVVLVVNENSPLTYISKEAVFQAFSGMRADGDNGLLPLIAADDTILRELLDGGDALKGRKLQAYGCRSQQEMLQRVAGDSHAVGIILRSAFQTARADHAAPDKLRLLAVSADAAGAEPVTPDPENILNGSYPFVAEVCYIYYSGEALPAGFGAWLSAEGQKAFENGPLVPYRQRVRTIILSAKQASDPL; this comes from the coding sequence ATGCATATGCTCCTCTTCCGTTGCTTCTCTTCACGCCCTGCCTTCGTGCTGATTCCGGGGCTTCTTCTCGGACTCATTCTGGGTTCCTGCACCGGCGGCAGCACGCCAGAAAGCCCCATAAGGGGCGAGATGCGGCTTGTTGCCGACCCCGGCCTTCTCAGCGTGGCTTCGATGCAGTCCGAACTCTTCACCCGCTACTATCCCGACGCCCGGGTCGTCACCATCGGTGCCGACAGCCTCTCAGCCCTCAACAGCCTTCTCTCCGGTCGCTCTAAGGCGGCTCTCACACTGCGTTGCCCGTCACCCGATGCCGGAAAACTTACGCCGTCGCTGAGGGTTGAGCCGGTTGCCCGCGATGCCGTTGTGCTCGTCGTCAATGAAAACAGCCCGCTCACGTACATTTCAAAAGAAGCAGTCTTTCAAGCCTTCAGCGGCATGCGTGCTGACGGGGATAATGGCCTGCTGCCGCTGATTGCAGCGGACGACACCATCCTTCGGGAACTCCTTGATGGCGGTGATGCACTCAAAGGCAGGAAGCTGCAGGCGTATGGGTGCAGGAGCCAACAGGAGATGCTGCAGCGTGTGGCCGGTGACAGCCATGCCGTCGGCATCATCTTGCGCTCGGCGTTCCAGACGGCAAGGGCCGATCATGCTGCACCCGACAAGCTCAGGCTGCTCGCGGTTTCAGCCGATGCCGCGGGGGCAGAACCCGTCACTCCCGACCCGGAAAATATCCTCAACGGAAGCTATCCCTTTGTCGCAGAGGTTTGCTATATATATTACTCGGGAGAAGCTCTTCCGGCAGGGTTCGGCGCATGGCTGTCGGCCGAAGGCCAGAAGGCCTTTGAAAACGGCCCTCTCGTTCCTTACCGCCAAAGGGTGCGTACCATCATACTCTCAGCAAAACAAGCTTCCGACCCCTTATGA
- the argJ gene encoding bifunctional glutamate N-acetyltransferase/amino-acid acetyltransferase ArgJ encodes MAADDDGARGFWPKGFKTSAAAAGIKYSGRTDMFLLFSEQPAVTSGVFTTNLCCAAPVVLSRRNIAAAGSAMRVVICNSGNANAATGMQGLRDAEDTAAKAAEVLGIKAEEVIVSSTGVIGQLLPMEKILRGVEALPATLGESSGVEAAEAIMTTDTFPKFFYVDIALSGGTVRISGVAKGSGMIAPNMATMLAFLATDADIEQGLLQEALRSANSVSFNAITVDGDTSTNDMAVIMAGGTGPSVEAGSEDLRLFSAGLESLMGFLARLIVIDGEGATKLVEINVQEARSAEEAVIAARTIAQSSLVKTALHGEDANWGRIIAAAGRSGAMFREEDLELYFEELPILRRGLRADFSEEAAAAILARPAYAITLRLGAGTASARVWTCDLSKEYVDINGSYRS; translated from the coding sequence ATGGCGGCTGATGATGACGGCGCAAGGGGGTTCTGGCCGAAAGGATTTAAGACGTCAGCCGCAGCCGCAGGCATCAAGTACTCTGGAAGGACCGACATGTTCCTGCTCTTCAGTGAGCAGCCGGCAGTCACGTCGGGCGTGTTCACCACCAACCTCTGCTGTGCCGCTCCGGTCGTGCTGTCCCGCAGGAACATTGCCGCTGCTGGCTCGGCCATGCGCGTAGTCATCTGCAACAGCGGCAATGCCAATGCTGCAACCGGGATGCAGGGGCTGCGGGATGCTGAAGACACGGCGGCAAAAGCTGCCGAAGTGCTCGGCATCAAAGCCGAAGAGGTCATCGTCTCCTCAACCGGCGTGATCGGCCAGCTGCTGCCGATGGAGAAGATCCTTCGCGGTGTTGAAGCTCTCCCTGCCACCCTCGGGGAATCCTCCGGCGTCGAGGCGGCTGAAGCCATCATGACCACCGACACCTTCCCTAAATTCTTTTATGTCGATATTGCGCTCAGCGGCGGCACCGTACGCATCAGCGGTGTGGCCAAAGGGTCCGGGATGATTGCTCCGAACATGGCCACCATGCTCGCATTTCTTGCCACCGATGCCGATATCGAACAGGGCCTTTTGCAGGAAGCCCTCCGGAGTGCCAACAGCGTAAGCTTCAACGCCATTACGGTCGACGGAGACACCAGCACCAACGATATGGCGGTCATCATGGCCGGCGGCACGGGCCCCTCAGTTGAAGCCGGCAGTGAAGACCTCAGACTCTTTAGCGCCGGTCTGGAGTCGCTGATGGGGTTCCTTGCCCGCCTCATCGTCATAGACGGAGAGGGTGCGACGAAGCTTGTTGAAATCAACGTGCAGGAGGCCCGGAGCGCCGAAGAGGCGGTGATTGCAGCCCGCACCATCGCGCAGTCGAGCCTCGTCAAGACCGCCCTGCACGGCGAAGACGCCAACTGGGGCCGCATCATTGCCGCTGCAGGCCGCTCGGGCGCCATGTTCCGCGAAGAGGACCTCGAGCTCTACTTCGAAGAGCTGCCGATTCTCCGGCGCGGACTCCGGGCTGATTTCTCAGAAGAAGCAGCCGCTGCCATACTCGCCCGGCCCGCTTACGCAATCACCCTTCGACTCGGGGCAGGAACTGCTTCGGCACGCGTATGGACCTGCGACCTCAGCAAAGAGTATGTGGACATCAACGGCAGCTACAGGAGCTGA
- a CDS encoding argininosuccinate synthase — MQREKIAIAYSGGLDTSIMIKWLKDKYDADIVAVTGNLGQQKEIENLESKAIATGASGFHFVDLKKPFVEDYIWRALKAGALYEDVYPLATALGRPLLAKALVDVALEENCTMLAHGCTGKGNDQVRFEVTFASLAPHLKVLAPLREWEFTSRESEMDYAIKHNIPVSATKKSPYSIDENIWGISIECGVLEDPMVAPPEDAYQITTSPENAPNEATVVEIEFEQGVPVSVDGKKMAGLDIINRLNELGAKNGIGRLDMIENRVVGIKSREIYEAPAATILHFAHRELERLTLEKTVFQYKKNIAQDYANIIYNGTWFSPMRTALDAFVDDTQKPVTGMVRLKLFKGSVTLLGRQSPYSLYNESLATYTEADSFDHKAAAGFIQIYGLGLKTFSEVHPAK, encoded by the coding sequence ATGCAGAGAGAAAAAATTGCGATCGCCTATTCCGGCGGACTTGACACTTCGATCATGATCAAATGGCTGAAGGACAAGTACGATGCCGATATCGTTGCCGTCACGGGCAACCTCGGCCAGCAGAAAGAGATAGAGAACCTTGAATCCAAAGCCATAGCGACCGGCGCCTCCGGCTTCCATTTCGTCGACCTCAAGAAGCCGTTCGTCGAAGACTACATCTGGCGCGCACTGAAGGCAGGCGCCCTGTATGAGGATGTCTATCCGCTGGCCACTGCGCTCGGCCGTCCGCTCCTGGCCAAAGCGCTTGTCGACGTCGCACTTGAAGAGAACTGCACCATGCTCGCCCACGGCTGCACCGGCAAAGGCAACGACCAGGTCCGCTTTGAAGTGACCTTCGCCTCGCTCGCCCCGCACCTGAAGGTGCTCGCTCCTCTCCGTGAATGGGAGTTCACCTCACGCGAGTCTGAAATGGACTACGCCATCAAGCACAACATCCCGGTGTCGGCCACGAAAAAGAGCCCCTACTCGATCGACGAGAACATCTGGGGAATCAGCATCGAATGCGGCGTGCTCGAAGACCCGATGGTTGCGCCTCCCGAAGATGCCTACCAGATCACCACCTCCCCCGAGAACGCCCCGAATGAGGCTACCGTGGTCGAAATCGAGTTCGAACAGGGTGTTCCTGTATCGGTCGACGGCAAGAAGATGGCCGGACTGGACATCATCAACCGCCTCAATGAGCTCGGCGCAAAGAACGGCATCGGCCGCCTTGACATGATCGAGAACCGAGTCGTCGGCATCAAGTCGCGTGAGATCTATGAAGCCCCGGCAGCCACCATCCTGCACTTCGCACACCGCGAGCTCGAGCGCCTTACCCTTGAGAAAACCGTCTTCCAGTACAAGAAGAACATCGCTCAGGACTACGCAAACATCATCTACAACGGCACCTGGTTCTCGCCGATGCGCACTGCCCTCGACGCATTCGTCGACGATACCCAGAAGCCTGTCACCGGCATGGTCCGCCTGAAACTCTTCAAAGGCTCTGTTACGCTGCTCGGCCGCCAGTCTCCGTACTCGCTCTACAATGAATCGCTGGCTACCTACACCGAGGCAGACTCGTTCGACCACAAGGCTGCAGCAGGGTTCATCCAGATCTACGGACTCGGCCTGAAGACCTTCAGCGAAGTCCATCCCGCAAAATAA
- a CDS encoding GGDEF domain-containing protein: MNDLLNRKKRSPLLIIILAGAIGILVVIAGTAGFIFFQGRIIDEVEKKQECYFNLVEFKAKVTGAGIEHAGNAATGIDPGGLLLKAKQQDRILRFMYERLAGQMEDSCLKHVPVVPVPSVANSELVVLQLDSAIERVKSEAREAMERLVLFTHMFIFFILALLLSLNFVAGWMLHFNYRLTLIPLRQLADQLKLINRDIPESIHDTAEEMKKELTATAHSHDITQITESIMNFCGDIEAKNKKLDEIFIRDEKTGLYNYRHFKEHLIIDVERAKRFHSNVSLAMIDIDHFKLYNDAHGHIAGDHVLEILAGIIKEESRLSDIPSRFGGEEFAILFPKTDAETALDISERLRKIISATPVPHEHQQPSGQLTVSIGIATFPDDASDWYTLINNADRALYEAKAQGRNSVVTFSSLNLQEGPPDEA, translated from the coding sequence ATGAACGATCTGCTGAACCGCAAGAAACGCTCTCCGCTCCTGATCATCATCCTTGCCGGCGCCATCGGCATTCTGGTGGTCATTGCAGGAACGGCCGGGTTCATATTCTTTCAGGGGCGCATTATCGATGAGGTCGAAAAGAAGCAGGAGTGCTACTTCAACCTCGTCGAGTTCAAGGCGAAGGTGACTGGAGCCGGCATCGAGCATGCAGGCAATGCAGCCACGGGAATCGATCCCGGCGGACTTCTCCTCAAGGCGAAGCAGCAGGACCGGATTCTTCGCTTCATGTACGAACGGCTGGCAGGCCAGATGGAAGATTCATGCCTGAAACATGTCCCCGTCGTTCCAGTTCCCTCTGTTGCAAACAGCGAACTGGTCGTGCTCCAGCTTGACTCGGCCATCGAACGGGTGAAATCCGAAGCTCGAGAGGCGATGGAGAGGCTGGTGCTTTTCACCCACATGTTCATCTTTTTCATCCTTGCGCTTCTCCTCAGCCTGAACTTTGTGGCAGGCTGGATGCTCCATTTCAACTACCGCCTTACCCTCATTCCCCTACGGCAGCTGGCCGACCAGCTGAAGCTCATCAACCGCGATATCCCTGAAAGCATCCATGACACGGCCGAAGAGATGAAAAAGGAGCTGACAGCAACGGCACATTCCCACGACATCACCCAGATCACCGAGTCGATCATGAACTTCTGCGGAGATATCGAGGCGAAGAACAAGAAACTCGACGAAATCTTCATCAGGGATGAAAAGACCGGGCTCTACAACTACCGCCACTTCAAGGAGCATCTGATCATCGACGTCGAGCGGGCAAAACGTTTCCACTCCAACGTTTCGCTCGCCATGATCGACATCGACCACTTCAAGCTTTACAACGATGCCCACGGCCATATCGCCGGCGACCACGTCCTGGAAATCCTTGCCGGCATCATCAAAGAGGAGAGCCGGCTCTCCGACATCCCTTCGCGCTTCGGCGGGGAGGAGTTCGCCATTCTGTTCCCCAAAACCGATGCAGAGACCGCACTCGACATTTCCGAGCGTCTCCGTAAAATCATCAGTGCGACACCGGTCCCGCATGAGCACCAGCAGCCCTCCGGGCAGCTTACCGTCAGCATCGGCATCGCAACATTTCCCGATGATGCCTCCGACTGGTACACCCTCATCAACAATGCCGACCGTGCGCTCTATGAGGCCAAGGCACAGGGTCGGAACAGTGTAGTG
- a CDS encoding helix-turn-helix domain-containing protein → MHSDFDSIRRGLEEAIAYMGGEDVGARVYRPRPIDVKVVREKTGLTQERFAAAFGISVATLRHWERGDRKPHGPALVLLDLVRKAPDTVLGVLNEDEAPYGE, encoded by the coding sequence ATGCATTCAGACTTCGACAGTATCAGGAGGGGGCTTGAAGAAGCCATCGCCTACATGGGGGGGGAAGACGTCGGGGCAAGGGTTTATAGGCCTCGGCCCATAGACGTGAAGGTTGTCAGGGAGAAGACCGGCCTGACCCAGGAGCGGTTTGCTGCGGCCTTCGGCATCAGCGTGGCCACATTGCGGCATTGGGAGCGGGGAGACCGCAAACCCCACGGGCCAGCTCTCGTTCTCCTCGACCTTGTCCGTAAGGCTCCCGATACCGTACTTGGGGTGCTCAATGAAGATGAAGCTCCTTACGGGGAGTGA
- the argH gene encoding argininosuccinate lyase, whose amino-acid sequence MSNKKELLWASRFNEPFDSEALRFSSSVHVDGKLYREDIQGSIAHATMLGEEGIISADDAHAICRGLKEIEKEIETGTLVPQWEDEDIHTVIENRLKEKIGAAAGKLHSGRSRNDQVATDTRLYMRERIEELQEALNDLLGTLVQKAETYKDSIIFGYTHLQRAQPISAGHYYLAYFNMFNRDTERLLDLLMRVNVSPLGAAAFAGSTLPLNAGRTAELLDFSELFTNSIDAVSDRDILIEFISCCSIVMMHLSRFCEDIILWSSYEFGYLEISDAFSTGSSIMPQKKNADIAELIRGKTGRVYGDLMAMLTIMKGLPLSYNRDMQEDKPPLFDSAETAISSVTLFNRMLQHTRLREERLKELTKKDLSLATEIAEYLVKKDVPFRDAHRITGKIVSWSIENQTPLPDIPLERFREFSEVFDEGIFTALTPEASITSKKSHGSCSFESVERQIREARELLG is encoded by the coding sequence ATGAGCAACAAGAAAGAACTTCTCTGGGCAAGCCGCTTCAATGAACCGTTCGACAGCGAGGCGTTGAGGTTTTCCTCATCGGTCCATGTCGATGGAAAGCTCTACCGTGAAGACATTCAAGGCTCCATCGCCCATGCCACCATGCTCGGCGAGGAAGGCATCATCTCGGCGGATGACGCCCATGCGATATGCAGGGGGCTGAAGGAGATTGAAAAGGAAATTGAAACGGGAACGCTCGTTCCGCAGTGGGAGGATGAAGACATCCACACGGTGATTGAAAACCGGCTGAAGGAGAAAATAGGAGCCGCTGCCGGCAAACTCCACTCCGGCCGCAGCCGTAACGACCAGGTGGCAACCGATACCCGGCTCTACATGCGTGAGCGGATCGAAGAGCTGCAGGAAGCGCTGAACGACCTCCTCGGAACCCTCGTCCAGAAAGCCGAAACCTACAAGGACTCCATCATCTTCGGCTACACCCACCTGCAGAGGGCTCAGCCGATATCGGCAGGCCATTACTACCTGGCCTACTTCAACATGTTCAACCGGGACACTGAGCGCCTGCTTGATCTTCTGATGCGGGTGAACGTTTCTCCGCTTGGTGCGGCGGCATTTGCCGGCAGCACCCTCCCGCTTAATGCCGGGCGCACGGCCGAGCTGCTTGATTTCAGCGAGCTCTTCACGAACAGCATCGATGCCGTCAGCGACCGTGATATCCTGATTGAATTCATCTCCTGCTGCTCCATCGTGATGATGCACCTCTCGCGCTTCTGTGAGGACATCATTCTCTGGAGTTCGTATGAGTTCGGGTATCTGGAGATCAGCGACGCCTTCTCGACCGGCTCCTCCATCATGCCGCAGAAGAAGAACGCTGATATCGCAGAACTGATCAGGGGAAAAACCGGAAGGGTGTACGGGGACCTCATGGCAATGCTCACCATCATGAAAGGGCTCCCGCTCTCCTACAACCGGGACATGCAGGAGGACAAGCCGCCTTTGTTCGACAGTGCCGAAACCGCCATCTCAAGCGTTACCCTCTTCAACCGCATGCTGCAGCACACGCGGCTCAGGGAGGAGCGCCTGAAAGAGCTCACGAAGAAGGATTTGAGCCTGGCGACCGAGATCGCCGAGTACCTGGTGAAGAAAGATGTCCCCTTCCGCGACGCGCACCGCATCACCGGAAAGATTGTCAGCTGGAGCATCGAGAACCAGACTCCCCTGCCCGACATCCCGCTCGAGCGCTTCAGGGAGTTCTCGGAGGTGTTCGACGAGGGAATATTCACGGCGCTGACGCCGGAAGCGAGCATCACGTCGAAAAAGTCGCACGGGAGCTGCTCGTTCGAGTCGGTCGAACGGCAGATCAGGGAGGCCCGGGAACTGCTCGGCTGA
- the argC gene encoding N-acetyl-gamma-glutamyl-phosphate reductase: MNASLDGATSGPTVSIIGASGYSGAELTRLILRHPAVRLEHLYAFSQAGKSVSSLYPALGCDRIYRSYEGETGSDIYFLALPHGEAHAIVPKLQAAGKMVIDLSGDFRLRDTDEHERFYGGRKSPDAVMTYAMPELSREAIAGARTVSNPGCYATAIILGLAPLFARSSALPRVRSVACTAISGLSGAGRSSKTELSFAEMSENIRAYKVGVHQHTPEIMQALGTSARNPSFDFSFTPLIGPLVRGIYATLSVTLDGPVDLKEARSAYEAFYRNAPFTRVRSEMPEVRHVAHTNFCDLHVAYAGQHGTLTIVSTIDNLLKGAAGQAVENMNIMLGIDETAGL, from the coding sequence ATGAACGCTTCCCTGGATGGGGCAACATCGGGACCGACCGTCTCGATCATCGGTGCTTCCGGGTATTCCGGCGCTGAACTCACCCGGCTGATTCTCCGCCACCCGGCCGTCAGACTTGAGCACCTCTATGCATTCTCGCAGGCAGGCAAATCCGTTTCCTCCCTTTACCCTGCCCTCGGCTGTGACCGTATCTACCGCTCCTACGAGGGCGAAACCGGAAGCGACATCTATTTCCTCGCGCTGCCGCACGGCGAAGCGCACGCCATAGTGCCGAAGCTTCAGGCCGCAGGTAAAATGGTCATAGACCTGTCAGGAGACTTCCGCCTTCGGGACACGGATGAGCATGAGCGGTTCTACGGCGGCAGGAAATCCCCCGATGCGGTGATGACCTATGCCATGCCGGAACTTTCCCGTGAAGCGATAGCCGGAGCCCGTACCGTAAGCAATCCCGGATGCTACGCCACGGCGATCATTCTCGGGCTCGCTCCCCTGTTTGCCCGCTCTTCAGCACTGCCTCGGGTGCGTTCTGTCGCCTGTACGGCGATTTCGGGCCTGTCGGGTGCAGGACGGAGCTCCAAAACCGAACTTTCGTTTGCCGAAATGAGCGAAAACATCAGGGCCTACAAGGTCGGAGTGCACCAGCACACCCCTGAAATCATGCAGGCGCTCGGCACCTCAGCCAGAAACCCGTCGTTCGACTTCAGCTTCACGCCCCTTATCGGACCTCTGGTCAGGGGCATCTACGCAACCCTCTCCGTAACGCTGGACGGTCCGGTTGATCTCAAGGAGGCCAGGAGCGCCTATGAGGCATTCTACCGCAATGCGCCCTTCACAAGAGTGCGGAGCGAAATGCCGGAAGTGCGCCATGTCGCCCATACCAACTTCTGCGACCTTCATGTTGCCTATGCCGGACAGCACGGCACCCTCACCATTGTATCAACCATCGACAACCTCCTGAAAGGAGCAGCCGGCCAGGCCGTCGAGAACATGAACATCATGCTCGGGATTGATGAAACCGCAGGGCTTTGA
- the argF gene encoding ornithine carbamoyltransferase, whose amino-acid sequence MQATDKRDFLGFEPLDASKIIELFDYSLFIKKARREGGNGFRPLEGKTVAMIFNKPSLRTRVSFELGIHELGGYSINLDGKSIGVGSRESVEDIGLLLSRYNDAIVARLHEHSVIEGLAGSASIPVVNALTDLSHPCQILADAFTLYEKGLWKAGIKVVFVGDGNNVANSWIELAGILPFHFVLACPEGYTPDAGLLEAARKKGISTIEIIHDPMAAAKDADVLYTDVWTSMGQEEEQKERLKAFAPFQINSRMLAVAKPSAVVMHCMPAHRGEEITAEVMDGPQAIIIDEAENRLHVQKALLVKLLNHDEYRKFHLTHRLQNAAKNIKA is encoded by the coding sequence ATGCAAGCTACCGACAAACGCGATTTTCTTGGATTCGAGCCTCTTGACGCATCGAAGATCATAGAACTGTTCGACTACTCCCTCTTCATCAAGAAAGCCCGCCGTGAGGGCGGCAACGGATTCCGTCCGCTTGAGGGCAAAACGGTCGCCATGATCTTCAACAAGCCCTCGCTGAGGACCCGGGTCTCCTTTGAGCTCGGCATCCATGAGCTCGGAGGGTACTCGATCAACCTCGACGGCAAGTCCATCGGTGTCGGTTCGCGCGAATCGGTCGAGGACATCGGCCTCCTGCTTTCCCGTTACAATGATGCCATCGTCGCCCGTCTGCATGAGCATTCCGTCATAGAGGGCCTTGCCGGCAGTGCCTCAATTCCGGTCGTCAACGCCCTGACCGACCTCTCACACCCGTGCCAGATTCTGGCCGATGCCTTCACGCTGTACGAAAAAGGGCTCTGGAAAGCGGGCATCAAGGTCGTCTTCGTCGGTGACGGCAACAACGTGGCCAACTCCTGGATTGAACTTGCCGGTATCCTCCCCTTCCATTTCGTGCTCGCCTGCCCCGAAGGCTACACTCCGGACGCCGGGCTGCTTGAAGCGGCCAGGAAAAAAGGCATCAGCACCATTGAGATCATTCACGATCCGATGGCTGCAGCAAAAGACGCCGACGTGCTCTATACCGATGTCTGGACCAGCATGGGCCAGGAAGAGGAGCAGAAAGAGCGGCTTAAGGCGTTCGCCCCGTTCCAGATCAACAGCCGGATGCTTGCCGTTGCCAAACCCTCCGCTGTCGTCATGCACTGCATGCCGGCACACCGCGGAGAGGAGATAACGGCCGAAGTGATGGACGGGCCGCAGGCCATCATCATCGATGAGGCGGAAAACCGCCTGCATGTGCAGAAGGCGCTCCTCGTGAAGCTTCTCAACCACGACGAGTACCGCAAGTTCCATCTCACCCACCGGCTGCAGAACGCTGCCAAAAACATCAAGGCCTGA